A portion of the Edaphobacter lichenicola genome contains these proteins:
- a CDS encoding DUF5996 family protein, whose amino-acid sequence MAGIETGMKVTAWPELPWEAWADTANTLHMWTQIVGKTRLALTPLQNHWWNVPLYVTARGLGTSAMAYGNDVLDIEFDFVAHELHLRMGSGAIQRVKLKARTVADFFKEYQKCLQELGVGVKIMPMPVEVADPIRFDIDTEHKSYDPEYAHRFWQVLVRAEKVFRGWGTGFLGKVSPVHFFWGSFDLAVTRFSGRVAPPRPGADLIQREAYSHEVISAGFWPGNGGYGAAAFYCYAAPVPDGLSEAKIRPEAAGWDKALGEFIFKYDAVRALASPEQAIMEFLDSSYAAAADAAKWDRAALERR is encoded by the coding sequence ATGGCTGGAATCGAGACTGGAATGAAGGTTACGGCATGGCCTGAGTTGCCGTGGGAGGCGTGGGCGGACACGGCGAATACGCTGCACATGTGGACGCAGATCGTGGGGAAGACGCGGCTGGCGCTGACTCCGCTGCAGAACCACTGGTGGAATGTGCCGCTGTATGTGACGGCGCGGGGGCTGGGGACCTCGGCGATGGCGTATGGGAACGATGTGCTGGATATCGAGTTCGATTTTGTGGCGCATGAACTGCACTTGAGGATGGGATCGGGTGCGATTCAGAGGGTGAAGTTGAAGGCGCGGACGGTGGCGGATTTTTTTAAGGAGTATCAGAAGTGCCTGCAGGAGCTTGGTGTGGGGGTGAAGATTATGCCGATGCCGGTGGAGGTAGCTGATCCGATCCGCTTTGATATCGATACGGAGCATAAGTCGTATGACCCAGAGTATGCGCACCGGTTCTGGCAGGTGCTGGTGCGCGCGGAGAAGGTGTTTCGCGGCTGGGGGACGGGATTTCTGGGGAAGGTTAGCCCGGTTCATTTTTTCTGGGGCAGCTTTGATCTCGCGGTGACCCGGTTTTCGGGGCGTGTGGCTCCGCCGAGGCCGGGAGCCGATTTGATTCAGCGGGAGGCCTATTCGCATGAGGTGATCAGCGCTGGTTTCTGGCCGGGGAACGGTGGGTATGGGGCGGCGGCGTTCTATTGCTACGCGGCTCCTGTGCCGGATGGGCTGTCCGAGGCGAAGATTCGTCCAGAGGCTGCGGGGTGGGATAAAGCCTTGGGAGAGTTCATCTTCAAGTATGACGCGGTGCGGGCGCTGGCTTCGCCTGAGCAGGCGATCATGGAGTTTCTGGATAGCTCGTACGCTGCCGCTGCCGATGCGGCCAAGTGGGACAGGGCGGCACTGGAGCGGCGGTGA
- the dut gene encoding dUTP diphosphatase, producing the protein MTEVVGGQGPVRIKVLKLRPDAELPRYAHVGAFGDLAADLYAVDAALLEAGATMAVATGIALEFPSTHGALVEDRSGLAMRGVTTLAGVIDPGYRGEIKVVVTNLSGAAVEVKAGDRIAQLRIVRRIEAEFDEVSELVEAPRGAKGFGSTGK; encoded by the coding sequence ATGACAGAAGTTGTAGGCGGGCAGGGTCCGGTGAGGATAAAGGTGCTGAAACTGCGGCCGGACGCGGAGTTGCCGCGGTATGCGCATGTGGGGGCGTTTGGTGATTTGGCGGCGGATCTTTATGCCGTGGATGCGGCGTTGCTGGAGGCGGGGGCGACGATGGCCGTTGCGACCGGGATTGCGTTGGAGTTCCCGTCGACGCACGGGGCGCTGGTGGAGGATCGTTCGGGGCTGGCGATGCGTGGGGTGACGACGCTGGCAGGGGTGATCGATCCGGGATATCGCGGGGAGATCAAGGTGGTGGTGACGAATCTGAGCGGCGCGGCGGTGGAGGTCAAGGCTGGAGATCGCATTGCACAGCTGAGGATCGTGCGGAGGATCGAGGCGGAGTTTGACGAGGTGAGTGAGTTGGTGGAGGCTCCGCGGGGCGCGAAGGGGTTCGGGAGTACGGGGAAGTAG
- a CDS encoding gluconate 2-dehydrogenase subunit 3 family protein, with protein MALNAEQMTATPFRRPTDPSPTVWLERLIDNGTLYVPQNLTTSQFAILQAIIILIARPGSNYVASRLDAALTTSATEASSRPPHPIAFDYRLGLDEIETISRTRTGYGFTELPLELQEAILSLICTRDIVSRKLDLALWLEDLQAHTLALAA; from the coding sequence GTGGCCTTGAACGCTGAGCAGATGACTGCAACTCCTTTTCGCCGTCCAACCGATCCGTCGCCAACCGTCTGGCTCGAGCGTCTGATCGACAATGGCACACTCTATGTTCCACAAAACCTGACCACATCTCAGTTCGCCATCCTGCAAGCGATCATCATCCTGATCGCGCGCCCCGGCTCCAACTACGTCGCATCCCGCCTTGACGCCGCCCTCACCACCAGCGCCACCGAAGCCTCATCCCGCCCCCCCCACCCCATCGCCTTCGACTACCGGCTTGGCCTCGACGAGATCGAAACCATCTCCCGCACCCGCACCGGCTATGGGTTCACAGAGCTTCCCCTCGAGCTCCAGGAGGCCATCCTCAGCCTTATCTGCACCCGCGACATCGTCTCCCGCAAACTCGACCTCGCCCTCTGGCTCGAAGACCTCCAGGCCCACACCCTGGCGCTTGCAGCGTAG
- a CDS encoding DinB family protein: MEFKRYFLEQLESEAEASRKAIERVPEGQNGWKPHEKSMELGKLAALVATMPGWVAVMIDYDELDLNGNGKAFQTKALATRAELLAALESGLAASRKALENTTEEHLMKTWRLKMDSQVLSEGPRYFTISNGALSHLAHHRGQLTVYLRLNEAKVPAIYGPSADESH, from the coding sequence ATGGAGTTCAAGCGATATTTTCTGGAGCAGTTGGAGAGCGAAGCAGAGGCGTCACGGAAGGCGATTGAGCGGGTTCCTGAGGGACAGAACGGATGGAAGCCGCATGAGAAGTCGATGGAGCTGGGCAAGCTGGCGGCGCTGGTCGCGACGATGCCGGGATGGGTTGCGGTGATGATCGACTATGATGAGCTCGATCTGAACGGGAACGGGAAGGCATTTCAGACGAAGGCTTTGGCGACGCGGGCGGAGTTGCTGGCGGCGCTGGAGAGCGGTCTGGCGGCATCGCGTAAGGCGCTGGAGAACACGACGGAGGAACACCTGATGAAGACGTGGCGGCTGAAGATGGACTCGCAGGTGCTGTCGGAGGGACCGCGTTATTTCACGATCTCGAATGGCGCGCTGAGTCACCTGGCGCATCATCGGGGGCAGCTTACGGTGTATCTGCGGCTGAATGAGGCGAAGGTGCCGGCGATCTATGGGCCGAGCGCGGATGAATCGCACTAA